The Bacillus sp. B-jedd sequence CGCCGACTCAGGCGTTGGAATCGTGGCATCAACCGGGATGCACATTCCTGGATTCGTTCCCCATGTTACCTGAGGAGCGATTTTCGAAGCATCAATTTCAATCGTGTGGTCATAAACGGCGCCTTCATCTGTCGCAAGCGCGCGCCACTTTTCAACCGCTTTGTCAAAATCAGCTCCTTGTGGTGCATATCTTCTTCCGCGAAGATAATTAAAGGTCGTCTCATCCGGAGTAATCAGGCCGGCACGCGCGCCTGCCTCAATGGACATATTGCAGACGGTCATTCTTTCTTCCATGGAAAGGGAGCGGATGGCTTCGCCTGTATATTCAATTACATAGCCGGTGCCAAACCGGACGCCATTTTGCGCGATGATCGCTAAAATCAAGTCCTTCGCGGTCACGCCAAAGCCAAGACTGCCATTTACTTTGATATTCAGCGTCTTCGGGCGCTGCTGCCAAAGGGTCTGGGTTGCGAGGACATGTTCGACTTCACTAGTACCAATCCCGAAGGCAAGTGCCCCAAACGCACCGTGGGTGGAAGTGTGGCTGTCTCCGCAAACAATCGTTTTACCCGGCTGGGTTAACCCGAGTTCAGGGCCGATGACGTGAACAATCCCATTATCGGGATGCGCGATATCCGCGAGCGGAATATTGAACTCGCTGCAATTTTGCTTTAATGTATCGATTTGTTTCCTGGAAATTACATCTTTAATAACTGACTGATTTTTCGTCGGGACATTATGGTCCATTGTCGCAAAAGTAAGATCCGGCCTGCGGACAGGGCGTCCATTCATCCTTAGCCCTTCAAATGCCTGCGGCGAGGTGACTTCGTGGACAAGATGCAGGTCGATATAGAGGAGATCCGGCCTGCCTTCTTCCTGGTGGACAACGTGAGAATCCCAAATTTTTTCGATGATTGTTTTGGCAGTACTCATGGTCAAACCTCCTTCATTAAGCGTAGCAATCCATAATGCAGTTTGCTGTATTTCTTGTTTTAATCGATTCGATGATTAGTGCCGTCATTTCAGCAGTCCCAACCTTTTTGCCGGATTCGGTTTTTAAATCAGCGGTATGGAATCCCGCATTCAGGATCGACTCGACTGTTTCTTCGATTACATCGGCTTCTTCTGCCAAGTGGAAGGAATGCCTCAGCATCATAGCTGCGGAAAGAACCATCGCAACCGGATTGGCAATTCCTTTCCCCGCGATATCCGGCGCAGAGCCATGGACCGGTTCATAAAGGCCGAAACCGTCTTCCCTCAGGCTGGCAGAAGGAAGCATTCCGAGCGACCCTGTCAGGACAGAGGCTTCATCGCTTAAAATATCTCCAAACATGTTCTCGGTCACGATGACATCAAACTGAGACGGGTTCGTAATCAGCTTCATGGCCGCAGCATCAACCAGCACATGCTCTACTTTTACATCGGGAAAGTCCTGTTTTTTCTCTTCAACGATCTCCCGCCAAAGCTTGCTTGATTCAAGTACATTCGCTTTATCGACAGAAGTCAGATGCTTACGGCGCTGCTGCGCGCATTCGAAAGCCTTCTCGACAATCCGTTCAATCTCAGACCTGCTGTAAAAGAGGGTGTCGACAACGACCTGGCCGTTATCGCGCCGCTCGCTCGGAGTACCGAAATAAAGCCCGCCAGTCAGCTCCCTGACAATAAGAAGGTCGCTTCCTTTCACGACTTCTTCTTTTAAAGGAGAGGAGTGAAGCAGTTTTTCAAAACCTTTTATTGGACGCAGGTTTGCAAAGAGGCCGAGTTCCTTCCTAATCCCAAGTAGGCCTCGTTCCGGCCTGAGGTGGGAAGGATTATTGTCCCACTTCGGGCCGCCGACAGCCCCGAGCAGCACGGCGTCAGCTCTTTTGCAGGCCGCGGCTGTTTCAGGGGGAAGGGGATTCCCGTGTCTGTCAATCGCAACGCCACCGATATCATGGCTTTCAAAGCTGAAGGAGTGGCCGAATTCCTCGGCGATTGTCGTTAAGACGGCCTTTGCTGATTCCATTACTTCTTTTCCAATTCCGTCACCTGGCAGCATGACAATATGTTTTTTCACGGCATTGGCCTCCTTGGTTTTTATGGATGGAAGCTGCACTATAAACCGATGGCAGCTTCGAATGTTTTAACTGTTGGCAGTTTGCAAAACTTTTGTATTCTGGCTGTAAAAAACGCGGTTCACAGCATTCAAAAAGGCGATTGCCGATGCTTCAAGGACATCTTGCGAGGAGCCGCGCCCGCTTACCTTGACATCATTGACAGTCATTTTCACATGGACCTCTGCCAAGGCGTCCCGGCCCTGGCCGACAGAGCTCAGTTGATACTTGGCCAGATGGATATCTTCTTTAATAAGTGCTTCAAGTGTGTTATACAGGGCTTCGACAGGACCTTTTCCTGTTCTAGCTGTCTCAACCCGGATCCCTTCAGGAGTTGTGAGCGCGATAGTTGCTGTCGGGAGGTTCATGGAACCTGACTGCACCTGGTACGCCAGCAATTCGTACTTCTTCACATCGGAAACTGAGGTCTGGATATCGGTTAAAATCGTGAATAAATCTTCGTCCGTGACTTCTTTTTTGCGGTCAGTCAGCAGTTTGAATTGCTTAAAAGCTTCATCTGCTTTTTCATCTTCAAGCGAAAATCCAAGTTGATGGATTTTATCCTTGAACGCATGGCGTCCGGAATGCTTCCCGAGGACAAGCTCATTCGATTCAATTCCGACCATGGATGGATCAATAATTTCGTATGTTTGCGGGTGCTTGAGAACACCGTCCTGATGAATGCCCGATTCATGGGCAAAAGCATTCTGTCCCACTACTGCTTTATTTGGAGCAATCGTCATGCCAGTCAGCTTCCGGACTAGATCGCTTGTGCGCTTGATTTCTTTTAAGTTGAGGCTCGTTGAATAAGGATATTGGTCACGCCGGATGGCGAGGGCAATAGCGAACTCTTCAAGAGCGGCGTTGCCTGCCCGTTCCCCAATTCCATTAATAGTTCCTTCCACCTGTGTCGCCCCGTTTTCAATGGCGGCTATTGTATTGGCAACAGCGAGGCCAAGATCATCGTGGCAATGGGCGGACAGAACCGCTTTATGAATGTTCGGAACATGCTCTTTCACATAACGGAACATTCGGCCATATTCCTCAGGTGTCGCATAGCCGACTGTGTCTGGAAGATTGATGACGGTCGCTCCGGCATCAATCACTTTTTCAATGATCTGGGCAAGAAAACCGAGGTCGGAACGCGATGCATCCTCTGCCGACCATTCAACCACCGGGAACTTCTCCCTTGCATAACGGACCATTTCGGAAGCGAGCTGAATGACCTGTTCAGGTGATTTTTTCAGCTTATACGTCATGTGGATTGGGGAAGTAGCCAGGAACATATGGAGGCGAGGGGCCTCAGCTTCCTTCAATGCCTCCCAGGTAATATCGATATCCGATTTTGTAGCCCGCGCCAGGCTGGCAATCGATACATTCCTGACTGTCCGGGCAATCGTCCTGACTGCATCAAAGTCACCCTGTGAAGAAGCGGGAAAACCGGCCTCCATCACATTCACGCCAAACTTCTCCAGCTGCCTGGCAATCTCCAGCTTCTCCAGCTGATTTAAATTAACGCCCGGAGATTGCTCTCCATCACGCAGTGTCGTATCGAAAATGTGAATGCTCTGCACCATTTGAATTCCCTTCCTTCATTTTTTGTCGGCCCCAATCCCTTTGATAGCAGGGAAGGGGGCCAGGATTTTAATTTTGTTAATCTGCTCGGACTTGTGATTAACGTGACAATACTTTCTGCTTTGGTTTAACAAATGGCATCAGCTCGCGGAGCTCGCGGCCAACTTTCTCGATCGGATGGTTATTTTCT is a genomic window containing:
- the leuC gene encoding 3-isopropylmalate dehydratase large subunit gives rise to the protein MSTAKTIIEKIWDSHVVHQEEGRPDLLYIDLHLVHEVTSPQAFEGLRMNGRPVRRPDLTFATMDHNVPTKNQSVIKDVISRKQIDTLKQNCSEFNIPLADIAHPDNGIVHVIGPELGLTQPGKTIVCGDSHTSTHGAFGALAFGIGTSEVEHVLATQTLWQQRPKTLNIKVNGSLGFGVTAKDLILAIIAQNGVRFGTGYVIEYTGEAIRSLSMEERMTVCNMSIEAGARAGLITPDETTFNYLRGRRYAPQGADFDKAVEKWRALATDEGAVYDHTIEIDASKIAPQVTWGTNPGMCIPVDATIPTPESAATDSEKQEIERALEYMGLEGGMPISSVTIEHVFIGSCTNSRLSDLRRAASVIQGRSVKPSVRAIVVPGSKSVKAAAEQEGLDAIFKNAGFEWRDAGCSMCLAMNDDFVPPGERCASTSNRNFEGRQGTGARTHLVSPEMAAAAAIEGRFVDIREFAAMEVM
- the leuB gene encoding 3-isopropylmalate dehydrogenase; the protein is MKKHIVMLPGDGIGKEVMESAKAVLTTIAEEFGHSFSFESHDIGGVAIDRHGNPLPPETAAACKRADAVLLGAVGGPKWDNNPSHLRPERGLLGIRKELGLFANLRPIKGFEKLLHSSPLKEEVVKGSDLLIVRELTGGLYFGTPSERRDNGQVVVDTLFYSRSEIERIVEKAFECAQQRRKHLTSVDKANVLESSKLWREIVEEKKQDFPDVKVEHVLVDAAAMKLITNPSQFDVIVTENMFGDILSDEASVLTGSLGMLPSASLREDGFGLYEPVHGSAPDIAGKGIANPVAMVLSAAMMLRHSFHLAEEADVIEETVESILNAGFHTADLKTESGKKVGTAEMTALIIESIKTRNTANCIMDCYA
- a CDS encoding 2-isopropylmalate synthase — its product is MVQSIHIFDTTLRDGEQSPGVNLNQLEKLEIARQLEKFGVNVMEAGFPASSQGDFDAVRTIARTVRNVSIASLARATKSDIDITWEALKEAEAPRLHMFLATSPIHMTYKLKKSPEQVIQLASEMVRYAREKFPVVEWSAEDASRSDLGFLAQIIEKVIDAGATVINLPDTVGYATPEEYGRMFRYVKEHVPNIHKAVLSAHCHDDLGLAVANTIAAIENGATQVEGTINGIGERAGNAALEEFAIALAIRRDQYPYSTSLNLKEIKRTSDLVRKLTGMTIAPNKAVVGQNAFAHESGIHQDGVLKHPQTYEIIDPSMVGIESNELVLGKHSGRHAFKDKIHQLGFSLEDEKADEAFKQFKLLTDRKKEVTDEDLFTILTDIQTSVSDVKKYELLAYQVQSGSMNLPTATIALTTPEGIRVETARTGKGPVEALYNTLEALIKEDIHLAKYQLSSVGQGRDALAEVHVKMTVNDVKVSGRGSSQDVLEASAIAFLNAVNRVFYSQNTKVLQTANS